In a single window of the Elaeis guineensis isolate ETL-2024a chromosome 4, EG11, whole genome shotgun sequence genome:
- the LOC105042906 gene encoding uncharacterized protein: protein MSGGVGPTAGGDDIRLPKEEEEVKYHHPAAAAHSPRRRFFSFRQLNALAVVIVLSASGMVAAADLAFALFSLVYLHLLSSAAFPPSSSSPVPDPPVFGFRNPLLAAYVSVGALLGLLLPIAYILDGVLAGDKEGIKAATPHVFLLAAQVFLEHVTFSGCFSLPIRAFVPICYNTKRLFTLADWVRHEIGKVEDDHGSPRRLFVGRALAVANLGFWAFNLFGFLLPVYLPRVFKRYYGGGYDNEANNKKVEDLKAK, encoded by the coding sequence ATGTCAGGAGGAGTAGGCCCAACCGCCGGCGGCGACGACATCCGGCTGccgaaagaggaggaggaggtgaagTACCACCACCCCGCCGCCGCCGCCCACTCCCCCCGCCGCCGCTTCTTCTCCTTCCGCCAGCTCAACGCCCTCGCCGTCGTCATCGTCCTCTCGGCCTCCGGCATGGTCGCAGCCGCCGACCTCGCCTTCGCCCTCTTCTCCCTCGTCTACCTCCACCTCCTCTCCTCCGCCGCCTtccccccctcctcctcctcccccgtcCCCGACCCCCCGGTCTTCGGCTTCCGCAACCCCCTCCTCGCCGCCTACGTCTCCGTCGGCGCCCTCCTCGGCCTTCTCCTCCCCATCGCCTACATCCTCGATGGTGTCCTCGCCGGCGACAAGGAGGGCATCAAGGCCGCCACCCCCCACGTCTTCCTCCTGGCCGCCCAGGTCTTCCTCGAGCACGTCACCTTCTCCGGCTGCTTCTCCCTCCCCATTCGCGCCTTCGTCCCCATCTGCTACAACACGAAGCGCCTGTTCACCCTCGCCGACTGGGTCCGCCACGAGATCGGCAAGGTCGAGGACGATCACGGCTCGCCGAGAAGGTTGTTCGTCGGCCGGGCGCTCGCTGTCGCCAATCTGGGATTCTGGGCCTTTAACCTGTTTGGATTTTTGCTCCCCGTCTATCTCCCCAGGGTCTTCAAGAGATACTACGGCGGTGGTTATGATAACGAGGCTAATAATAAAAAGGTCGAGGACCTCAAGGCTAAATAG